From a region of the Solanum stenotomum isolate F172 chromosome 2, ASM1918654v1, whole genome shotgun sequence genome:
- the LOC125856523 gene encoding pentatricopeptide repeat-containing protein At5g01110-like: MEKLARSKSQTSMAVPKRQFPMAAARRLCLPKSTIRGAATCASLVSTTHLENSPKSPISEPPSDDTFVVQKILWNLKQGKPITNSLHGLNPSTFIEVLGNCRDNLHLAQKFINMVSVNCPNFKHCTSSLSATVHVLIRSKRVADAQGFILRMIRRSGVSRIEIVESLVSTYGVRGSNPYVFDLLIRTYVQARKIREAVEVFRLLQRRNLCVPINACNGLLGGLVKIGWADLAWEVYGEMTGSSIQPNVYTLNIMVNALCKDGKIESVNPFIGEMEKKGIFPDMVTYNTLINAYCHERLLEEAYEVINIMKATGLRPCLLTYNSILNGLCKNGQYGRARELLVEMEESGLAPDTTSYNALLAECCRAGNVLEAESVFKEMLCQAIIPDLVSYSSLIGLFSRTGRLDRSLAYYEHMKRKGLTPDNVVYTILIGGFCRNGSMKEAMKMRDEMLEQSLVMDVVTYNTILNGLCKGKMLQEADELFNEMLERDVNPDFYTFTTLINGYCKCGNMDKAQTLFEAMLLRNLKPDVVTYNILIDGFCKVGDMEKAFSLRDEMISVNISPNYITYSILINGFCNKGCVSDALRLWDDMIILGIKPTIVTCNSIIKGYCRSGDASRAAKFLNKMQSQGLFPDSITYNTLLDGLIREENMDKALDLVNEMGKQGLSPDVISYNTILDGFCKFGRMQEANMLYRKMVERGINPDRSTYTSLINGHVSQDNLKEAFRFHDEMLQRGFIPDDKF, from the coding sequence ATGGAAAAACTAGCACGTTCCAAGAGCCAGACTTCAATGGCAGTCCCAAAACGCCAATTTCCCATGGCAGCAGCACGACGCCTATGTCTTCCCAAATCCACTATCAGAGGCGCAGCAACTTGTGCTTCACTTGTCAGCACAACCCACTTAGAAAATTCCCCAAAATCGCCCATTTCTGAACCACCATCTGATGACACATTTGTAGTCCAGAAAATTTTGTGGAACCTAAAACAAGGTAAGCCAATAACCAATTCTTTACATGGTTTAAACCCGTCTACTTTTATTGAAGTTCTTGGTAATTGTCGTGATAATTTGCATTTAGCACAGAAATTCATCAACATGGTTTCTGTAAATTGTCCTAATTTTAAACATTGCACGAGTTCATTGAGTGCTACTGTACATGTGTTGATTAGGTCTAAGAGGGTAGCTGATGCACAGGGTTTTATCTTAAGGATGATTAGAAGAAGTGGGGTTTCAAGAATTGAGATTGTGGAATCTTTGGTGTCAACTTATGGGGTACGCGGGTCGAATCCATATGTTTTTGATTTGCTGATTAGGACTTATGTACAAGCTAGGAAGATTAGGGAGGCTGTAGAAGTATTTAGGTTGTTGCAAAGGAGGAATCTTTGTGTTCCGATAAATGCGTGTAATGGTCTTCTAGGAGGGCTTGTGAAGATTGGTTGGGCTGACTTGGCATGGGAAGTGTATGGTGAGATGACAGGGAGTAGCATTCAGCCAAACGTGTATACCCTCAATATAATGGTGAATGCTTTGTGTAAAGACGGGAAAATTGAAAGCGTGAATCCGTTTATTGGAGAAATGGAAAAGAAGGGAATTTTTCCGGATATGGTAACTTACAATACTTTGATAAATGCATATTGTCACGAAAGgcttcttgaagaagcctatgAAGTGATAAACATTATGAAAGCTACGGGGTTAAGACCTTGTCTTTTAACTTATAATTCTATTCTCAATGGTTTGTGTAAGAATGGACAATACGGGAGAGCAAGGGAACTTTTGGTTGAGATGGAAGAGAGTGGACTGGCCCCTGATACTACTAGTTATAATGCATTGCTTGCTGAGTGCTGTAGAGCCGGTAACGTGCTGGAAGCAGAATCTGTTTTCAAAGAAATGTTGTGTCAAGCTATCATTCCTGATTTGGTTAGTTATAGTTCACTTATTGGGTTGTTTTCAAGAACTGGTCGTCTCGACCGCTCATTGGCATACTATGAACATATGAAACGCAAGGGTCTTACACCAGATAATGTAGTCTACACAATTCTCATTGGTGGGTTTTGTAGAAATGGTTCTATGAAGGAGGCTATGAAGATGCGTGATGAGATGCTGGAGCAGAGTTTAGTTATGGATGTGGTGACTTACAATACTATATTGAATGGATTATGCAAAGGAAAGATGCTTCAGGAAGCTGATGAGCTTTTCAATGAGATGTTGGAAAGAGATGTAAATCCTGATTTTTACACTTTTACCACGCTTATCAATGGATATTGCAAGTGTGGTAACATGGACAAAGCACAGACCCTGTTTGAAGCCATGCTACTGAGAAACCTCAAGCCTGATGTTGTGACATATAACATCTTGATTGATGGATTTTGTAAGGTTGGTGATATGGAAAAAGCTTTCAGTTTAAGGGATGAGATGATCTCTGTAAATATTTCTCCTAATTATATTACTTATAGTATTCTCATAAATGGCTTTTGTAATAAGGGTTGTGTATCTGATGCATTAAGACTGTGGGATGATATGATAATCCTAGGTATCAAACCTACTATTGTGACTTGCAACTCTATTATCAAGGGATATTGCAGGTCTGGTGATGCTTCAAGGGCAGCTAAGTTTCTGAACAAGATGCAGTCCCAAGGACTATTTCCTGATTCAATTACGTATAATACTCTTCTTGATGGGCTTATAAGAGAGGAGAATATGGATAAAGCCTTAGATTTGGTTAATGAAATGGGAAAACAAGGTCTGTCACCTGATGTTATTAGCTATAATACCATACTGGATGGTTTCTGTAAATTTGGTAGAATGCAGGAAGCCAACATGCTGTATCGGAAAATGGTTGAGAGGGGTATTAACCCTGACAGATCCACATATACATCATTGATAAATGGACATGTCTCTCAGGATAACTTGAAGGAGGCTTTTCGTTTCCATGATGAAATGCTGCAGAGGGGTTTCATTCCTGATGACAAGTTTTAA
- the LOC125856525 gene encoding cytochrome P450 CYP736A12-like, giving the protein MLSSIYVVVAFFSFLIGFLFYFTHFRWTPSAPENLHRKLPPGPRGLPIIGNLHILGTLPHRTLYNLSKTYGPIVFLKLGNIPMVIISSPETAELVLKTHDAIFASRPKLKAINYMSDGTKGLAFAPYGPRWRNNRKFCTQKLLTAEKIGYSAGMRKEEIGVLVEEVKGFGGELVVVDFGERIGDLIGNMTYRMLFGDGNSERFDLKNIVKEIVRLSGTFNVADYVPFLEPFDIQGLNKQLKETGKRVQEIFDTIINEHEQDARNYTHKSKNKDLVDIMLSYQDNLNSYSIDRATMKAILSDMIVGAIDTSVTWIEWVFAEIIKHPTVMKKLQDELTSIVGLDRMVEEDDLPKLEHLELVLKETFRLHPVAPLLVPRESIEDIVINECYIPKGSRVMINCWALGHDPKIWSDNVEEFVPERFIGKNIDLRGHDFHLLPFGYGRRSCPGLNLGLITVKLIVAQLVHCFNWDLPDGILPDDLDMTEKFGLAAPRAQKLLVIPTYRLLC; this is encoded by the exons ATGTTATCATCCATTTACGTCGTCGTAgcctttttttcatttctcatCGGTTTTCTCTTCTACTTCACCCACTTCCGATGGACTCCATCGGCACCGGAAAACCTTCACCGGAAACTTCCACCAGGTCCACGAGGTCTTCCGATAATCGGAAATCTCCACATATTAGGTACCCTCCCTCATCGTACCCTCTACAACCTCTCCAAAACCTACGGTCCAATAGTGTTCCTAAAACTCGGCAACATTCCAATGGTGATAATTTCATCGCCGGAAACCGCCGAGCTCGTACTGAAAACTCACGACGCAATTTTCGCAAGCCGGCCAAAGCTGAAGGCGATAAATTACATGAGTGACGGTACTAAGGGTTTAGCGTTTGCACCTTACGGTCCGCGGTGGCGCAATAATCGGAAGTTTTGTACTCAAAAGCTACTCACCGCGGAGAAAATCGGGTATTCTGCCGGGATGAGGAAGGAGGAAATTGGGGTTTTGGTGGAGGAGGTTAAGGGATTTGGGGGTGAATTGGTGGTGGTGGATTTTGGGGAGAGGATTGGGGATTTGATTGGAAATATGACTTATAGAATGTTATTTGGGGATGGGAATAGTGAGAGatttgatttgaagaatattGTCAAGGAGATAGTGAGATTGAGTGGAACTTTTAATGTTGCTGATTATGTGCCTTTTCTTGAGCCATTTGATATTCAG GGCTTGAATAAACAGTTGAAGGAAACAGGAAAGCGTGTTCAAGAAATATTTGATACCATAATCAATGAGCATGAACAAGATGCTAGGAACTACACTCACAAGAGCAAAAACAAGGATCTTGTCGATATCATGTTGTCATATCAAGATAATTTGAACTCCTACTCGATTGATCGTGCAACCATGAAAGCTATCCTTTCTGACATGATCGTTGGAGCCATTGATACTTCAGTCACTTGGATAGAATGGGTGTTTGCAGAAATCATCAAGCATCCAACAGTAATGAAGAAACTCCAAGATGAGTTGACATCTATCGTAGGACTTGATAGAATGGTTGAGGAAGATGATTTACCTAAGTTGGAACACTTAGAACTAGTGCTCAAGGAAACATTCAGGTTACATCCTGTAGCGCCTCTTCTAGTTCCTCGAGAATCAATAGAAGACATTGTGATAAATGAATGTTACATACCAAAAGGATCACGGGTTATGATAAATTGTTGGGCGTTAGGACATGATCCTAAGATATGGTCGGATAATGTTGAAGAATTTGTTCCTGAGAGGTTTATTGGCAAGAACATCGATCTTCGTGGACATGATTTTCATTTACTACCATTTGGATATGGAAGAAGAAGTTGTCCAGGACTAAATCTGGGGTTGATTACTGTCAAGTTGATAGTTGCACAATTAGTTCATTGCTTCAATTGGGATTTGCCTGATGGCATATTACCTGATGATTTGGACATGACCGAAAAGTTTGGTTTGGCAGCACCAAGAGCTCAAAAATTGCTTGTTATTCCTACTTACCGTCTACTCTGTTAA
- the LOC125856531 gene encoding uncharacterized protein LOC125856531, producing the protein MGNGCYTSNLLTIKVIFHDGTTRMVTGKKLAGEIMFEYPDCMVCHADSFFIGQPIPSLGIDDKLRNSDTYFVLPLDSFTNKVLSASSLATLGNNNNNNNNKRGHVNFKNPAFEYIKGSNGRVLIKVAPEFMIKLLQRGNKEEEGDCGSSSSSPNFLCSTPELKKHYEQLVGPKGQIWSPKLDTISEYKIRYSPCRLIGLEWREKE; encoded by the coding sequence ATGGGGAATGGATGTTACACATCAAATTTGTTAACAATCAAGGTTATATTTCACGATGGAACGACGAGGATGGTGACCGGAAAAAAGCTAGCTGGAGAGATAATGTTTGAGTACCCCGATTGCATGGTATGTCATGCGGACTCATTTTTCATTGGTCAACCTATTCCATCGTTAGGTATCGACGATAAGCTAAGGAATAGCGATACGTACTTTGTTCTTCCACTTGATTCCTTCACAAACAAAGTGCTTTCGGCTTCTTCTCTTGCTACCTtaggtaataataataataataacaacaacaaaagagGTCATGTTAACTTCAAGAACCCTGCTTTTGAATATATAAAGGGATCAAATGGTAGAGTTTTGATTAAAGTCGCACCGGAGTTTATGATCAAGTTACTCCAAAGAGGAAATAAGGAGGAAGAGGGGGATTGTGGATCTAGTAGTTCAAGCCCTAATTTTTTGTGTAGCACACCTGAGTTGAAGAAGCATTACGAACAATTGGTTGGACCAAAAGGGCAAATATGGTCACCTAAATTAGATACTATTTCTGAATATAAGATTAGGTATTCACCTTGTAGATTGATTGGATTGGAATGGAGAGAGAaagaatag